One genomic region from Ptychodera flava strain L36383 chromosome 5, AS_Pfla_20210202, whole genome shotgun sequence encodes:
- the LOC139133667 gene encoding polycystin-2-like protein 2 — translation MKSYIVAISFTLYLIVQELLDFANSKHKVDAWKVWKLNLIEQDFQDCHPRWPLEKKWLEKEKEDVESVKPSYFHNYWNIFDWCVYILLIICVAFHVIDIFIVSDELCWPEDNINATSPAVETTGIGILGDERELESWAAKIHIRLFAITIIFVWLRLLKSARAFKSLGPFIVMCYNIIGDVARFCFLYFIVYIPYTCSFWMMFGGDVEEFETVSETLFSLFRMTLVDEYNYEGLKEENPVMCDILVGTYLAISAIVMLNLFIAMLSETFVR, via the exons ATGAAGTCCTAC ATTGTGGCCATTTCCTTCACTCTTTACTTAATTGTCCAAGAACTTCTTGACTTTGCTAATTCTAAGCACAAAGTGGAC GCTTGGAAAGTGTGGAAACTCAATCTCATCGAACAAGATTTTCAGGATTGCCATCCAAGATGGccacttgaaaaaaaatggcttgaaaaagaaaaagaagacgTGGAAAGTGTGAAACCATCGTACTTCCACAACTATTG GAATatttttgactggtgtgtctatATCCTCCTGATAATTTGTGTTGCCTTCCATGTCATTGACATCTTCATCGTCTCTGATGAACTCTGTTGGCCAGAAGACAACATCAATGCCACGTCGCCCGCCGTTGAGACGACTGGAATAGGAATCTTAGGGGATGAACGTGAACTCGAGAGCTGGGCTGCCAAAATCCACATTCGACTTTTTGCCATCACAATAATCTTTGTCTGGCTTAGGCTTTTGAAATCTGCGAGGGCATTCAAGTCACTTG GTCCTTTCATTGTTATGTGTTACAATATCATTGGTGATGTTGCCAGATTCTGCTTCCTCTATTTCATCGTGTACATTCCTTACA CCTGTTCATTCTGGATGATGTTCGGTGGTGACGTAGAAGAGTTCGAGACCGTCTCGGAgacgctcttcagtttgttcagGATGACCCTTGTCGATGAATACAACTATGAA GGACTGAAGGAAGAAAACCCTGTCATGTGTGATATACTGGTTGGTACCTACCTGGCAATCTCTGCTATTGTTATGCTTAATCTCTTCATTGCTATGCTCAGCGAGACATTTGTTAGGTAA
- the LOC139133772 gene encoding uncharacterized protein yields the protein MERAAILACLHDNLSDEKKLAYYKHVQTKSAPMVEYYDDDMALEGKDNDVRKVTFQIKDQMASLVETVNKKGLNSGEEQQLHEIHRINLELNSLKAQNEKAMASIHEILDILRGPGRFRPNNRAGQGTSHGRRGGND from the exons ATGGAAAGAGCTGCGATTCTAGCGTGTTTACACGACAACCTCTCTGATGAGAAGAAGCTGGCTTACTATAAACACGTACAGACAAAGAGTGCACCAATGGTAGAGTACTATGACGACGATATGGCCCTGGAGGGAAAAGACAACGATGTCAGGAAGGTTACCTTTCAAATAAAG GATCAGATGGCCTCTCTGGTGGAGACGGTCAACAAAAAAGGATTGAACAGTGGGGAAGAGCAGCAACTGCACGAAATACATCGCATCAATCTAGAGTTAAACTCCCTTAAGGCACAAAACGAGAAGGCGATGGCTAGTATTCACGAAATTTTGGACATACTGAGAG GTCCAGGTCGTTTCCGACCCAACAATCGCGCTGGTCAAGGTACTTCCCACGGACGTCGTGGCGGTAATGACTAG